The following are from one region of the Mycolicibacterium helvum genome:
- a CDS encoding aspartate ammonia-lyase, giving the protein MTVRVEHDLLGDCEVPALAYYGVHTARAVENFPITGIPIARYPELIVALGCVKLAAARANHRLGLLNAERADAIVSACQELKSGMLHDQFVVDVIQGGAGTSTNMNANEVIANRGLELLGYQRGQYAHLHPLEHVNLGQSTNDVYPTALKIALQFAVHRLQRAMTELVAAFADKAVEFGGHLKMGRTQLQDAVPMTLGQEFGSYAVMVGEDADRLGEAATLICEINLGGTAIGTGLNAHRGYAEAVCEELCATTELPLVTASNLVEATQDVGSFVQLSGVLKRTAVKLSKICNDLRLLSSGPRAGLGEINLPAVQAGSSIMPGKVNPVIPEVVNQVAFEVIGNDVAISMAAEGGQLQLNAFEPIIAHSLFESLTHLTAACDTLRKRCVVGITANVARMRATVDQSIGLVTALNPYIGYEAATRLAADALNSDSDIASLVLDRGLLTASELEKILQPHNLTGPRHGGS; this is encoded by the coding sequence ATGACCGTACGCGTGGAACACGATCTGCTCGGCGACTGCGAGGTCCCCGCCCTTGCGTATTACGGGGTGCACACCGCGCGCGCTGTCGAGAATTTCCCGATCACCGGCATCCCCATCGCACGGTACCCGGAACTGATCGTTGCGCTGGGCTGCGTGAAATTGGCAGCCGCCCGCGCCAACCACCGGTTGGGGTTGCTCAACGCCGAACGGGCAGATGCCATCGTTTCGGCCTGCCAGGAGCTCAAGTCCGGCATGTTGCACGACCAGTTCGTCGTCGATGTCATCCAGGGTGGTGCCGGCACGTCGACGAACATGAACGCCAATGAGGTCATCGCCAACCGGGGCCTGGAATTACTCGGATACCAGCGGGGGCAGTACGCGCATCTGCACCCCCTCGAACACGTCAACCTCGGACAGAGCACCAACGATGTCTATCCGACTGCGCTGAAGATCGCGCTTCAGTTCGCGGTTCACCGGTTACAACGTGCGATGACTGAACTTGTTGCGGCGTTCGCGGACAAGGCTGTCGAGTTCGGCGGACATCTGAAGATGGGGCGTACCCAGCTGCAGGATGCGGTCCCGATGACGCTCGGTCAGGAGTTCGGTAGTTACGCGGTGATGGTGGGTGAGGATGCTGACCGATTGGGTGAGGCCGCCACACTGATCTGCGAGATCAATCTGGGCGGCACCGCGATCGGCACCGGCCTCAACGCGCACCGTGGATATGCCGAGGCGGTGTGTGAGGAGTTGTGCGCTACCACCGAATTGCCGTTGGTGACCGCATCGAACCTCGTGGAAGCCACCCAGGACGTCGGTTCGTTCGTACAACTGTCTGGCGTGCTGAAGCGAACCGCGGTCAAATTGTCGAAGATCTGCAACGATCTGCGGCTGCTGTCATCGGGTCCGCGGGCCGGCCTGGGTGAGATCAATCTGCCTGCCGTACAGGCGGGTTCGAGCATCATGCCGGGCAAGGTGAACCCGGTGATTCCCGAAGTCGTCAATCAGGTGGCCTTCGAGGTGATTGGCAATGATGTCGCGATCAGCATGGCTGCCGAGGGCGGTCAGTTGCAGCTCAACGCCTTCGAACCGATCATCGCGCACAGCCTGTTCGAATCCTTGACCCACCTGACGGCCGCATGTGACACCCTGCGGAAGCGCTGTGTGGTGGGGATAACGGCCAATGTCGCTCGTATGCGCGCCACGGTCGATCAGTCCATCGGTCTGGTGACGGCGCTCAACCCGTATATCGGTTACGAGGCAGCGACCAGGCTTGCGGCCGATGCACTGAACTCTGATTCCGATATCGCATCACTTGTCCTCGATCGCGGGCTGCTGACAGCCTCGGAGCTGGAGAAGATTCTGCAACCGCACAATCTGACCGGGCCGCGGCACGGGGGCAGTTGA
- a CDS encoding carbon-nitrogen hydrolase family protein: protein MTGIVTIGIAQWLARCGEPARNLDDALRLVGELGERGCDLIVLPELWPCGYNPATVASDARNAAEPLDGPRGLALADAARTHNVWLFAGTVPELSADRIYNTALCYRPDGALVGTHRKVHLYTPLGEHEVFAAGERATVIDVDGVGAVGMSTCFDGDHPAYARSLHDAGARVVIAPCAYEVATESWWDILYPANALANGQWWIMANQCGDDLLGKSRIIAPDGAIVAQARRVGDSDGADLIVAAVDLAAGVQAAELTAGALWS from the coding sequence ATGACGGGCATCGTGACCATCGGCATCGCACAGTGGCTGGCGCGATGCGGTGAGCCGGCCCGAAATCTGGACGACGCGCTGCGACTCGTCGGGGAGCTCGGGGAACGGGGCTGCGACCTCATCGTGCTGCCGGAGCTGTGGCCCTGCGGATACAACCCGGCGACGGTGGCCAGTGACGCGCGCAATGCCGCTGAGCCACTTGATGGTCCGCGTGGTCTGGCATTGGCGGACGCTGCGCGCACCCACAACGTGTGGTTGTTCGCGGGCACGGTGCCGGAGTTGAGCGCGGACCGGATCTACAACACCGCGCTGTGCTATCGACCGGATGGTGCGCTCGTCGGCACACACCGCAAGGTGCACCTCTACACACCGCTCGGCGAGCACGAGGTCTTCGCGGCCGGCGAGCGAGCCACGGTTATCGACGTCGACGGCGTCGGCGCGGTGGGCATGAGTACCTGCTTCGACGGTGATCATCCCGCGTACGCGCGTTCGCTGCACGACGCCGGCGCCCGCGTCGTGATTGCTCCATGCGCTTACGAGGTCGCGACCGAATCGTGGTGGGATATCTTGTATCCCGCCAACGCGCTGGCCAACGGCCAATGGTGGATCATGGCGAATCAGTGCGGTGACGATCTACTGGGCAAGAGCCGGATCATCGCGCCGGACGGGGCGATCGTGGCGCAGGCACGGCGGGTTGGCGACAGCGACGGCGCCGACCTGATCGTGGCTGCGGTGGACCTCGCCGCGGGCGTTCAGGCTGCCGAACTCACCGCGGGAGCCCTGTGGTCTTGA
- the yczE gene encoding membrane protein YczE: MSRWLPRPGQAVRLVGGQWLFGTGEAMLVAAHLGNSPWTVFAQGTAARAGLSIGMMTNLIGAAVLLLWIPLRQRPGLGTLANVVLVGSALDVVLRWLPDVDVLPQRVALCIGGILVVALGSGVYLTTGLGPGPRDGLMTGIARTAGWPLGAARAAVEGTVLLAGWLLGGVAGIGTVLFAVFIGPCVHLAIRLISRIPDDQL; this comes from the coding sequence ATGAGCAGATGGCTGCCGCGCCCCGGCCAGGCGGTGCGGCTCGTCGGCGGGCAGTGGCTGTTCGGCACCGGCGAGGCGATGCTTGTCGCGGCGCATCTGGGCAATTCACCGTGGACGGTCTTCGCGCAGGGCACCGCGGCCCGTGCCGGGCTATCCATCGGCATGATGACCAACCTGATCGGCGCGGCCGTACTGCTGCTGTGGATTCCGTTGCGGCAGCGCCCCGGTCTGGGCACGCTGGCCAATGTCGTGCTGGTTGGCAGTGCTCTCGACGTGGTCCTGCGTTGGCTACCCGACGTCGACGTGCTGCCCCAACGGGTTGCCCTGTGTATAGGCGGGATACTGGTCGTCGCGCTCGGCAGTGGTGTCTATCTCACGACTGGACTGGGCCCAGGGCCGCGGGACGGACTCATGACCGGCATCGCCAGAACTGCGGGCTGGCCACTCGGCGCGGCGCGTGCCGCAGTGGAGGGCACTGTGCTGCTCGCCGGCTGGCTGCTCGGTGGTGTCGCGGGAATCGGAACGGTGCTGTTCGCGGTCTTCATCGGGCCCTGCGTCCACCTCGCGATCCGATTGATCAGCCGGATTCCCGACGACCAACTGTGA
- a CDS encoding DUF1028 domain-containing protein codes for MTFSLVVRDGAAFGMVVCSSSPAVASRCVHLRAGVGAVASQNVTNPHLGVLTLNALAGGADAASALEKTVAGEPYADHRQLIVVDSSGGTAIHTGAKALGTRHERQTENAAAAGNMLADRAVIDALLEGYRDSAASTTERRMLDGLAAALAAGGEAGPVHSAGLQVVEDVPWPVTDLRVDWHDDPIGELHRLWQVWEEQKADYRTRAIDPTAAPSYGVPGDL; via the coding sequence GTGACGTTCTCACTGGTGGTACGAGACGGCGCAGCGTTCGGCATGGTGGTGTGCTCGTCGAGTCCCGCGGTCGCCTCCCGGTGTGTGCACCTGCGCGCCGGTGTAGGAGCGGTCGCCAGTCAGAACGTCACCAACCCGCATCTGGGCGTGCTGACACTGAATGCGCTTGCCGGCGGGGCCGATGCGGCTTCCGCACTCGAGAAGACCGTCGCCGGTGAGCCATACGCCGACCACCGGCAACTGATCGTCGTCGACTCGTCGGGCGGCACCGCGATCCACACCGGTGCGAAGGCGTTGGGCACCCGGCACGAGAGGCAGACCGAGAACGCAGCGGCCGCGGGCAATATGCTCGCCGACCGCGCGGTCATCGATGCGCTACTCGAGGGTTATCGCGACTCCGCCGCATCCACGACTGAACGGCGAATGCTGGACGGTCTCGCCGCCGCTCTGGCAGCGGGTGGTGAGGCGGGACCGGTGCATTCCGCCGGACTCCAGGTGGTCGAGGACGTGCCGTGGCCGGTCACCGACCTTCGCGTCGACTGGCACGATGATCCGATCGGTGAGCTGCACCGGTTGTGGCAGGTCTGGGAGGAGCAGAAGGCCGACTACCGCACGCGCGCAATCGATCCCACTGCTGCACCGTCGTATGGAGTGCCGGGGGATCTATGA
- a CDS encoding APC family permease, which yields MASDKLFEVSADQQTVLAASETKHLQKSLGRLDIIFLIVAAVVSIEVLGQVSSFGGQTFTWALVLAVFFLVPYGLIFAEIGSTFTDEGGVYVWVRRAFGRPMAAIAALLTWVTQPVWVGGSCTFIAAEVWSQYVLPFEHGSLTDYLFKTVFIWMTVLAAVISLRHGKWIPNLGAILKIIFLLSFVVTAGIYAARNGFAGLTTSDFSPTLAGLLGVTPLLLFSYLGFESGNSAAEEMKKPARDVPVAIARSSAIAAAAYLLPIAAILLVVPADQITGIGGLMEAVATVYSVYGSAAPAMLTVTGIVFALVLMTQGSAWMIISDRMQAMAAADGAFFRGFFGRFHPKLGTPIRVNLLSGVVGTIFMLAAMAVSGSAAAVFGVVLSISVSTFLLSYLITIPAAVRLRTAFPDVVRPFKVPVSDSVFRALGALCFSWVALGSWVAVFPGTLDRLFGLDYDFQETWGVSAGVFELFTLGTLAALTALGLVGYLAARPLRTERGTGQRTPAAAVEGEPALP from the coding sequence ATGGCCTCAGACAAGCTATTCGAAGTATCGGCGGACCAGCAGACTGTCCTGGCCGCCAGCGAGACAAAGCATCTCCAGAAGTCGCTCGGCCGGCTGGACATCATTTTCCTCATCGTTGCGGCGGTGGTATCCATCGAAGTGCTGGGACAGGTTTCCAGCTTCGGCGGGCAGACCTTCACTTGGGCACTCGTGCTCGCCGTCTTCTTCTTGGTGCCCTATGGCCTGATCTTCGCCGAGATCGGAAGTACGTTCACCGACGAGGGTGGTGTGTACGTGTGGGTGCGGCGCGCCTTCGGCCGTCCGATGGCGGCCATTGCCGCGCTCTTGACGTGGGTGACACAGCCGGTGTGGGTGGGCGGCTCGTGCACGTTCATCGCCGCCGAGGTATGGAGTCAGTACGTCCTGCCGTTCGAGCACGGGTCACTGACCGACTACTTGTTCAAGACGGTATTCATCTGGATGACGGTGTTGGCCGCGGTCATCAGCCTGCGTCACGGAAAATGGATCCCCAACCTCGGTGCAATCCTCAAGATCATCTTCCTGCTGAGCTTCGTCGTGACCGCCGGAATCTACGCCGCCCGCAACGGTTTCGCCGGACTGACGACAAGTGACTTCTCGCCGACGCTGGCCGGCCTGCTAGGCGTGACACCGCTGCTGCTGTTTTCCTATCTCGGCTTCGAGTCGGGAAACAGTGCTGCAGAAGAGATGAAGAAGCCGGCACGGGACGTGCCCGTCGCCATCGCGCGGTCCTCGGCGATCGCTGCGGCCGCATATCTGTTGCCGATCGCGGCGATCCTGCTCGTTGTGCCCGCCGACCAGATCACCGGGATCGGTGGTCTCATGGAAGCCGTTGCCACTGTCTACAGCGTCTACGGTTCGGCTGCTCCGGCCATGCTGACCGTGACGGGCATCGTGTTCGCCCTCGTGTTGATGACGCAGGGCTCCGCATGGATGATCATCAGTGACCGGATGCAGGCGATGGCTGCGGCCGACGGAGCCTTCTTCCGTGGGTTCTTCGGCCGATTCCATCCCAAGCTGGGCACGCCGATCCGCGTCAACCTGCTGTCGGGCGTCGTGGGGACGATCTTCATGCTGGCCGCCATGGCTGTCAGCGGATCGGCCGCAGCGGTATTCGGAGTTGTGCTCTCGATCTCGGTGTCGACGTTCCTGCTCAGCTACTTGATCACGATCCCGGCCGCGGTTCGGTTGCGCACGGCATTTCCCGATGTAGTTCGGCCCTTCAAGGTGCCGGTGTCCGACAGCGTGTTCCGTGCGTTGGGTGCACTGTGCTTCAGCTGGGTGGCATTGGGCAGTTGGGTAGCCGTCTTCCCCGGTACGCTCGATCGCCTCTTCGGCCTTGACTACGACTTCCAGGAAACCTGGGGTGTGAGTGCGGGCGTCTTCGAACTGTTCACGCTCGGCACGCTCGCCGCCCTCACCGCCCTTGGACTGGTGGGTTATCTGGCAGCCAGACCGTTGCGAACCGAACGAGGAACCGGACAGCGAACGCCGGCAGCTGCCGTCGAGGGCGAACCTGCGTTGCCGTGA
- a CDS encoding RidA family protein: MSDATPTGATHTRIRPFNTKDTYPEQNLDNDLCQAVIAGGVVYLRGQIGQDLDTRESVGIGDVEAQAEKAMANIAMLLDEAGSSLKDIVKVTVYLVDIRYRETVYRVMGRWLKGVYPVSTGLVVDALARPEWLVEIDATAVLSRDPS, from the coding sequence ATGAGTGACGCGACACCGACTGGAGCCACGCACACGCGCATCCGGCCGTTCAACACCAAAGACACCTACCCCGAGCAGAACCTCGACAATGATCTCTGCCAGGCAGTGATTGCAGGTGGTGTGGTGTACCTCCGCGGGCAGATCGGTCAGGATCTCGACACCCGCGAGTCGGTAGGCATCGGAGACGTCGAAGCGCAGGCCGAGAAGGCGATGGCCAATATCGCGATGCTGCTCGATGAGGCGGGGAGCAGCCTCAAGGACATCGTCAAGGTGACGGTCTATCTCGTCGACATCCGCTACCGCGAAACGGTATACCGCGTGATGGGGCGCTGGCTCAAGGGCGTATACCCGGTCTCCACCGGGCTGGTCGTCGACGCGCTGGCCCGCCCCGAATGGCTGGTGGAGATCGACGCCACCGCGGTACTCAGCCGGGATCCGTCGTGA
- a CDS encoding M20 family metallopeptidase, which produces MIAALDETVRSAIDRARDRILALSHDLHAHPEIAWEEVRSCARVASDLADAGFTIEENFTGLPTAFLARRGTGPLHLAVCAEYDALKGMGHACGHNVIAAISTGAAVALAPYVDDLGVTLSVFGTPAEEGGGGKIEILDRGGFVGVHAAAMVHPGPVDVARAEPYAVSHSHIQYDGRAAHAAAYPDRGVNAADAFTIAQVAIGLLRQQFPHDVRVHGVMTNGGEVPNAIPQRTEGRWYVRAGTLAELAGLEQRVNRCFEAGALATGCELTITPESKPYAEFRTDEGLLAGYVRRAEELGRRFSSGSDSLMNRASTDMGNVSQHIPAIHPYIGIDSLPAVNHQVEFAAAAISAAADRAAVDGAQALALTLLDAASDPETRQRLIEAAEGDVR; this is translated from the coding sequence ATGATCGCCGCACTCGACGAGACCGTCCGCTCCGCGATCGATCGCGCGCGCGATCGAATCCTCGCGCTGTCGCACGATTTGCACGCACATCCCGAGATCGCTTGGGAAGAGGTCCGGTCCTGCGCCCGGGTGGCGAGCGACCTGGCTGATGCGGGATTCACCATCGAGGAGAATTTCACCGGTCTACCAACGGCCTTCCTGGCTCGGCGTGGAACCGGGCCACTCCACCTCGCGGTGTGCGCCGAGTACGACGCGCTGAAGGGGATGGGGCACGCATGCGGTCACAACGTGATCGCCGCGATCTCAACGGGTGCGGCAGTCGCCCTCGCACCGTACGTCGATGACCTCGGTGTCACGCTGTCGGTGTTCGGCACCCCCGCAGAGGAGGGCGGTGGCGGAAAGATCGAGATACTGGACCGCGGTGGATTCGTCGGTGTGCACGCGGCTGCCATGGTGCACCCCGGGCCGGTCGACGTGGCCCGTGCCGAGCCGTACGCCGTGTCGCACAGTCACATCCAGTACGACGGAAGGGCCGCTCACGCGGCAGCCTATCCGGATCGGGGAGTGAACGCCGCTGACGCCTTCACCATCGCTCAGGTGGCGATCGGCTTGCTGCGCCAGCAGTTCCCTCACGATGTCCGCGTGCACGGAGTGATGACCAATGGCGGAGAAGTGCCGAACGCCATCCCGCAGCGCACCGAGGGCCGCTGGTACGTGCGGGCGGGCACGCTGGCCGAACTCGCGGGCCTCGAGCAACGAGTCAACCGGTGTTTCGAGGCCGGTGCGCTCGCGACGGGTTGCGAACTGACGATCACTCCGGAAAGCAAGCCATACGCCGAGTTTCGTACCGACGAGGGCTTGCTGGCCGGCTACGTGCGGCGAGCCGAAGAGCTCGGCAGGCGCTTCAGTTCCGGTTCCGATTCGCTGATGAACCGTGCATCCACCGATATGGGCAATGTCTCCCAACATATTCCGGCGATTCACCCCTACATCGGGATCGACTCGCTACCCGCGGTCAACCACCAAGTCGAATTCGCGGCGGCGGCCATCTCTGCGGCCGCCGACAGAGCCGCAGTCGACGGCGCTCAGGCGCTGGCGCTTACCCTTCTGGACGCGGCGTCCGACCCCGAAACCCGGCAGCGCCTGATAGAGGCGGCGGAAGGCGATGTGCGATGA
- a CDS encoding flavin-containing monooxygenase, translating into MSIEEVEVLVVGAGQAGIAMSEHLGAQRVPHLVVERDRIAERWRSWRWDSLVANGPAWHDRFPGLEFELAPDAFAGKDEVADYLVAYANKIAAPIRTGVTVTSVRKLQGRAGFRVETSDGTIDARFVVAATGAFQKPVIPAVVPDSAGIHQLHSSSYHNPQQLPAGAVLVVGAGSSGVQIADELRQSGRDVYLAVGPHDRPPRSYRGRDFCWWLGVLGKWDMAAPPRGAEHVTIAVSGAQGGHTVDFRNLAASGITLLGMAGPYENGVMSFAPDLRTNIESGDANYLSMLDEADAYIARNGLDLPEEPQARVFGPDPDCMTNPIGSLDLGAAGITSIIWAVGFAFDFGWLQVDAFDDTGRPRHQRGVSAEPGVYFLGLPWQSRRGSSFIWGVWHDAKYLADQIAIQRSYLAYDAPLLADH; encoded by the coding sequence TTGTCGATCGAAGAGGTCGAGGTTCTCGTCGTGGGGGCGGGGCAGGCGGGGATCGCGATGAGCGAGCACCTCGGTGCGCAGCGCGTGCCGCACCTCGTCGTGGAGCGCGACCGCATCGCCGAACGATGGCGGTCGTGGCGGTGGGACTCCCTGGTGGCCAACGGCCCGGCGTGGCACGACCGCTTTCCCGGACTCGAGTTCGAGCTGGCCCCTGATGCTTTCGCCGGCAAGGACGAAGTCGCCGACTACCTCGTCGCGTACGCGAACAAGATCGCTGCTCCGATTCGCACGGGCGTCACGGTGACGTCGGTGCGGAAACTGCAGGGGCGGGCGGGCTTTCGCGTCGAGACGTCCGACGGCACCATCGATGCCCGGTTCGTCGTCGCCGCCACCGGTGCCTTTCAGAAACCGGTCATCCCGGCGGTCGTCCCGGACAGCGCCGGGATCCATCAGCTGCACTCCAGCTCTTACCACAACCCACAGCAGCTACCTGCCGGAGCCGTGCTGGTGGTCGGTGCCGGCTCGTCCGGGGTGCAGATCGCCGACGAGCTGCGGCAATCCGGCCGGGACGTGTATCTCGCGGTCGGTCCACACGACCGCCCGCCCCGAAGCTATCGGGGCCGCGACTTCTGCTGGTGGCTGGGAGTTCTGGGCAAGTGGGACATGGCCGCGCCCCCACGCGGCGCTGAACACGTGACGATCGCGGTCAGTGGCGCGCAGGGCGGACACACCGTCGACTTTCGTAACCTGGCGGCCAGCGGGATCACGCTGTTGGGGATGGCTGGTCCGTACGAAAACGGTGTCATGAGCTTTGCGCCGGATTTGCGCACCAACATCGAAAGTGGTGACGCGAACTACCTTTCGATGCTCGACGAGGCGGATGCCTACATCGCCCGCAACGGACTGGACCTGCCCGAGGAACCCCAGGCACGCGTCTTCGGCCCCGATCCTGACTGCATGACCAACCCGATCGGTTCACTCGACCTGGGCGCAGCCGGCATCACGTCGATCATCTGGGCCGTCGGTTTCGCGTTTGACTTCGGCTGGCTTCAGGTCGACGCCTTTGACGACACCGGCCGCCCCCGCCATCAGCGCGGTGTGTCAGCCGAGCCCGGCGTCTACTTCCTGGGGCTGCCGTGGCAGTCCCGTCGCGGATCGAGCTTTATCTGGGGTGTCTGGCATGACGCCAAATATCTGGCCGACCAGATCGCGATCCAGCGCAGCTATCTTGCCTACGATGCACCTCTGCTCGCCGATCACTAA
- a CDS encoding LysR family transcriptional regulator, whose protein sequence is MSDYTLRQLEYFVAVAEAGSVTRAAAQVHLSQSAMSAALADLENALSVQLLVRHHARGISLTPAGKELLVASRQLLASAADLRAVAQGLGTSLSGTLSIGCFQVVAPYLLPELLATAAEKLPKLDLLTTEVDLADLAEGVANGTFELGIGYDLVDDPRLKRWPLYTLPPYVLVSGQHRFATRDSVDLAELADEPMVLLDLPHSRDYFQSVFSAAGVTPNIRYRSTTVETCRALVGRGLAYCVLNLRAAVPTALDGHAVAAVPISGDPPSLTVVLLDAIAARPTRRASVVADLCRNLFASPPKI, encoded by the coding sequence ATGTCCGACTACACACTGCGGCAACTCGAGTACTTCGTCGCGGTCGCCGAGGCGGGCAGCGTGACGCGAGCGGCGGCACAGGTTCACCTGTCGCAGTCGGCTATGTCGGCCGCGTTGGCCGACCTGGAGAACGCGTTGTCGGTGCAGCTGCTGGTGCGTCATCACGCCCGAGGAATCAGCCTGACTCCCGCGGGCAAGGAACTGCTTGTCGCCAGCCGCCAACTGCTGGCGTCCGCGGCCGACCTGCGCGCCGTCGCGCAGGGATTGGGCACCTCCCTCAGTGGCACACTCTCGATCGGCTGCTTCCAGGTCGTAGCGCCCTACCTGCTGCCGGAGCTGCTGGCCACCGCCGCCGAGAAACTGCCCAAACTCGACTTGCTCACGACCGAAGTCGATCTCGCAGATCTGGCGGAAGGGGTGGCCAACGGGACGTTCGAACTAGGCATCGGATACGACCTCGTCGACGACCCGCGGCTGAAGCGCTGGCCGTTGTACACGCTGCCGCCCTATGTCCTGGTCTCGGGACAGCATCGCTTCGCGACCCGGGACAGCGTCGATCTTGCCGAACTCGCCGACGAACCGATGGTCCTGCTGGATCTGCCGCACAGCCGCGACTACTTCCAGAGCGTCTTCAGTGCGGCCGGTGTCACACCGAACATTCGCTACCGCTCGACGACAGTCGAAACGTGTCGCGCACTGGTCGGGCGTGGCCTGGCCTACTGCGTGCTGAACCTGCGGGCTGCGGTGCCGACCGCACTCGACGGCCACGCGGTCGCCGCCGTTCCGATCAGCGGTGACCCGCCCAGCCTCACCGTGGTCCTGCTCGACGCCATCGCGGCCCGTCCTACCCGGCGAGCCAGCGTCGTTGCCGACCTGTGTCGCAACCTGTTTGCGAGTCCACCCAAAATCTGA
- a CDS encoding aldehyde dehydrogenase, whose amino-acid sequence MTTTADIRPATLADWTRHAADIEPRDGIFLDGAFRPAQSGATFDSVNPATGDVIATVASAQDVDVDLAVRSARRAFDTGDWSRSSIGERKRVLLRLADLIVEHSVELALLDSMDMGKLVTEAYTVDVPSAAGLVAYYGEALDKINGEIAPTEPGNLALVTREPLGVVGAVTPWNFPLDLAVWKVAPALAAGNSVVLKPSERAPLSSLRLAELATEAGLPSGVLNVVPGLGQTAGAALGLHPDVDVLAFTGSTATGKAFLRYAADSNLKQVWLECGGKSPNLVFADADLEQAVDKALFGAFYNQGAVCSSNSRLLVQKSIADEFVAELVVRAGQLRPGNPLDPAAAQGAIVDVAHTEHVLGFVDRSRNDGDVLVGGRRAGDGCFIEPTVVTGLGPAAELITEEVFGPVLAVQTFDDQDEAIRMANDTVYGLAASVWTNDLRRAHTVSAALRAGTVSVNTVDALSAQTPFGGFKQSGFGRDLSLHALDKYTGLKTTWIAL is encoded by the coding sequence GTGACGACGACAGCAGATATCCGCCCCGCGACTCTGGCCGACTGGACCCGCCACGCCGCCGACATCGAGCCCCGCGACGGCATTTTCCTGGACGGCGCTTTCCGCCCCGCCCAATCCGGGGCGACCTTCGATTCGGTGAATCCGGCCACCGGGGATGTCATCGCGACAGTGGCCTCGGCACAGGACGTCGATGTCGATCTCGCCGTGCGATCCGCTCGGCGGGCATTCGACACGGGCGACTGGTCGCGTTCCTCGATCGGGGAGCGCAAGCGCGTGCTGTTGCGACTAGCGGACTTGATCGTTGAGCACAGCGTCGAGTTAGCCCTGCTGGACTCCATGGATATGGGCAAGCTCGTCACCGAGGCCTACACCGTCGACGTCCCTTCGGCTGCAGGCTTAGTCGCCTACTACGGCGAGGCCCTCGACAAGATCAACGGTGAGATCGCACCGACCGAGCCGGGAAACCTCGCGTTGGTGACCCGTGAACCGCTTGGTGTGGTGGGCGCCGTGACGCCGTGGAATTTCCCGCTCGACCTCGCCGTCTGGAAGGTGGCGCCGGCACTGGCCGCCGGAAACTCCGTGGTGCTCAAGCCTTCCGAACGTGCACCGCTGTCTTCGCTGCGGCTGGCCGAATTGGCCACCGAAGCCGGCCTGCCCAGCGGAGTGCTCAACGTCGTTCCCGGCCTGGGGCAGACCGCGGGTGCAGCTCTGGGCCTGCATCCAGACGTCGACGTCCTCGCCTTCACCGGCTCGACCGCCACCGGGAAGGCGTTCCTGCGGTACGCCGCCGATTCCAACCTCAAGCAGGTCTGGCTCGAATGCGGCGGTAAGAGCCCTAATCTGGTGTTCGCGGACGCCGATCTCGAGCAGGCCGTCGACAAGGCACTGTTCGGCGCCTTCTACAACCAGGGCGCGGTGTGCTCGTCGAATTCCCGTTTGCTGGTGCAGAAGTCGATCGCCGACGAGTTCGTTGCCGAGCTGGTGGTCCGTGCCGGACAGCTGCGTCCGGGCAATCCCCTCGATCCGGCAGCAGCGCAGGGCGCCATCGTCGACGTCGCCCACACCGAGCACGTGCTCGGCTTTGTCGACCGCTCGCGCAACGACGGCGATGTGCTGGTCGGCGGGAGGCGGGCCGGCGACGGCTGCTTCATCGAACCGACCGTTGTGACCGGACTCGGTCCGGCCGCCGAACTGATCACCGAGGAGGTGTTCGGTCCGGTTCTCGCGGTCCAGACGTTCGACGATCAGGACGAGGCGATCCGGATGGCAAATGACACTGTGTACGGCTTGGCCGCGTCGGTGTGGACCAACGACCTGCGCCGCGCTCACACGGTGTCCGCCGCGCTGCGGGCCGGCACCGTGTCCGTCAACACCGTCGACGCCCTGAGCGCGCAGACGCCGTTCGGCGGCTTCAAACAGTCCGGCTTCGGCCGCGACTTGTCCTTGCATGCGCTAGACAAGTACACCGGACTCAAGACCACGTGGATCGCACTCTAG